CTCAGCATCTTTATTCTTCGATTCTTTTACAACGCAAACTCGTTCTACAAGAATCTCATCGCAGTATTCCGGCCCGAAGTTACTATAGTAGTGTACTTCCTTGTCAAGCATTGTTGCACTCATCGATACCGCGTCCTGGTGATAATTGGACCAGATCCAGTATCGCGGTCCGCCATCGGTCATTTCGATCCCGAGCGGAATAAATCCTTGGTTTTCTTCAAGAAATTTCCGCCGCTCTGCTTTGAGTCGAGCCTTCTCTTCCGCCTCGATCTTAGTACGAGTCTCGGAATCCTCCGTGCTCGCCTTGACATCGTCATCGACTTTGTCTATCTTCATCATACCCATATTACTTCTCCGTGACTACGCTCGCGTTGCTGTTCAGAGCAACGCGAGCTGGGTTACTGTTGTTACGTGGCGGTTTTTCTTGATCGATGAAGTATTGCGCCACGCCCGTGTAATAGGCAGATCGATGCCGCAAGCTGAAAACAGCGGCAGCGCAATACTCTTAATCAGCGTTGGCAATAAATCGCGCATTTTATCGCGTATATAGTATATCTGTCGCCGTGTAAGGCCGACCTTTTCTGCTATTTTTGCGAACGGGATCGTTTGTACTATAAGCGCGACGGCACGTTTACTTGCGAGTGACTTGAAGTGCGGAAGTAGAGCGGGCAGTAGCGCTGAAAGCTGATCGCGATATTTTGCAAAGATGTCAGGTTTTTCAGGCGTATACTCAATATCGTCAGGTGATGGCAGCATATCATCGTGGTCGTTAAGTAGTGCGTGATGAATACTGCCGTCATAGCGAATAGAGCCAGCGCGTGACTTGCGATACTCATCATGGCGGACCGCTTTTAGTGCGCGGGCACCATGCTTTGCATAGTGAGGATCGTTTTCTGCGAGCCATTTCAGGGTAGCAGCTTCGAGATCGGGCCTCATGACCGGCCCCCTTTTTGGCAAATCCTGGGGCGGCCACGGGGCCGGGGAGCAGGCTCACGGTATAATGGCGCGCGAGCTTCGAACGCTTCGACGTCGACCAAGCGCCACCGGGGTCCGCGCGCGCCCGAAAGCCGGATCGCCGGCGGCAAATCGGCTCCTTTCGATAAGCAGTTCTTGATTGTTTGACATGCAACGCTCCACCGCGCCGCCAGATCTGCGATAGTAAGAAGTAACGGCGGCGGTGGTTCTCCGCCGCCGCCGTCGTCGCCGGAAGACGCTTTTTTCCCGCCGCCGCCCGCACTCCCGACCCGGTGACTCGCCCGCCGCCCACCCCGGCCCGCCGCCTGAATTTC
This sequence is a window from Acidiphilium acidophilum. Protein-coding genes within it:
- a CDS encoding helix-turn-helix transcriptional regulator yields the protein MENAENALENEYLQQNFGNSSDFIEIEVEPEFEVESYPRRSRRYRESDVSKYFDNESRSLWHHEIAVSKHIDHEERRRRWRLARSRPAEKMARPASAVVEIQAAGRGGRRASHRVGSAGGGGKKASSGDDGGGGEPPPPLLLTIADLAARWSVACQTIKNCLSKGADLPPAIRLSGARGPRWRLVDVEAFEARAPLYREPAPRPRGRPRICQKGGRS